Proteins encoded together in one Antennarius striatus isolate MH-2024 chromosome 13, ASM4005453v1, whole genome shotgun sequence window:
- the LOC137606063 gene encoding E3 ubiquitin-protein ligase CBL-like → MAGNPRRGAGLIGLMKDAFQPHQQPPQPHQPAVVDKKMVEKCWKLMDKVVRLCQNPKVALKNSPPYILDLLPDTYQHLRTILSRYEGKMEILGENEYFRVVMENLTNKTKQTMSLFKEAKERMYEENSQPRRNLTKLSLIFSHMLAELKAIFPNGLFQGDNFRITKADAAEFWRRSFGDKTIVPWRTFRQALHEFHPISLGLEAMALKSTIDLTCNDYISVFEFDIFTRLFQPWSSLLRNWNSLAVTHPGYMAFLTYDEVKARLHRFIHKPGSYIFRLSCTRLGQWAIGYVTADGNILQTIPHNKPLFQALIDGYREGFYLFPDGRAQNPDLTGLCEPSPQDHIKVTQEQYELYCEMGSTFQLCKICAENDKDVKIEPCRHLMCTSCLTAWQESEGQGCPFCRCEIKGTEPIVVDPFHPKASGASFAGFQGSSRAEAAANDEEEDDRMEDQHLVMSRLACSKVERPPSPVSPLPPVPPRLDLLQQRPPGSLSTQGQGATAKMAATHRDKPLPLPPALRELPPPPPPERPSLIGQDSRLQRRPLPSTPDQPAWASNYMVPRPVSKPLPPLSSTPQSNGTSGEGVKPQAATNAVYCLAARSVLVPTVPSGEKSSSDCEENEYMSPTSLPASGGSWVITGSLVPPPPTQSNHHNDISGEAGDSDSEDPQVYESMCNIQAQAGSSEMIQAVDPDPHSSAVTLDRKEETSEEDVYEYDCPRPFAPPAPTRRTMSDIGGPSAAFSTLSIDSAVEASMFAAGVDPERPPKPLPRRANSDRRPRPVNREFLAPLPDLPGPSSAASPPPPPPPAGPGSLALNGEIECLMSQGYSIQDIQKALMIAQNNLETAKNILREFVSIPSAAHIAT, encoded by the exons ATGGCCGGAAATCCACGGAGGGGCGCCGGTCTCATCGGTTTGATGAAGGACGCCTTTCAGCCGCACCAGCAGCCTCCCCAGCCTCATCAACCTGCAGTGGTCGATAAGAAAATGGTGGAGAAATGCTGGAAACTCATGGATAAG GTGGTGCGTTTGTGCCAGAATCCTAAGGTGGCTCTGAAGAACAGCCCCCCCTACATACTGGACCTGCTGCCGGATACGTACCAGCACCTGCGCACCATTCTGTCCCGGTATGAAGGCAAAATGGAGATCCTAGGGGAGAACGAGTATTTCCGTGTCGTCATGGAGAATTTGACCAACAAGACAAAGCAGACCATGAGCCTTTTCAAGGAGGCAAAGGAGAGGATGTATGAGGAGAACTCTCAGCCCAG GCGAAACCTCACCAAACTGTCTCTGATCTTCAGTCACATGTTGGCCGAGCTAAAAGCCATCTTCCCCAACGGCCTGTTTCAGGGCGACAATTTCAGGATCACCAAAGCTGACGCTGCTGAATTTTGGAGAAGGTCTTTTGGAGACAA GACCATCGTGCCATGGAGGACATTTCGTCAGGCCCTCCATGAATTCCACCCCATCAGCCTGGGTTTGGAGGCCATGGCTCTGAAGTCCACCATTGACCTCACCTGCAACGACTACATCTCAGTTTTTGAGTTTGACATCTTCACCAGACTCTTCCAG CCGTGGTCGTCACTTTTAAGGAACTGGAACAGTCTCGCGGTCACGCATCCCGGGTACATGGCCTTCCTGACGTACGACGAGGTGAAGGCTCGACTGCACAGGTTCATCCACAAACCTGGCAG CTACATCTTCAGGCTGAGCTGCACCCGGCTGGGCCAATGGGCCATCGGCTACGTGACGGCTGATGGGAACATTCTGCAGACCATCCCCCATAACAAGCCGCTTTTCCAAGCCCTCATTGATGGATACAGAGAGGGATT CTATTTGTTCCCAGACGGCCGGGCGCAGAACCCCGACCTGACGGGTCTGTGTGAACCGTCTCCACAGGACCACATCAAAGTAACTCAG GAGCAGTATGAGTTGTACTGTGAGATGGGCTCCACTTTCCAGCTTTGTAAGATCTGTGCAGAAAACGACAAGGACGTGAAGATCGAGCCCTGCAGACATCTGATgtgcacttcctgtctgacggcCTGGCAG GAGTCGGAGGGTCAGGGCTGCCCGTTCTGCCGCTGTGAGATCAAAGGTACAGAACCCATCGTGGTCGACCCCTTCCACCCGAAGGCCAGCGGGGCTTCCTTCGCCGGTTTCCAGGGGTCCAGCAGAGCAGAGGCGGCGGCCAATGACGAGGAAGAGGACGACCGCATGGAGGACCAGCATCTCGTCATGAGCAGGCTGGCCTGTTCCAAG GTGGAGCGCCCCCCATCCCCAGTGTCCCCGCTGCCTCCAGTGCCCCCCCGACTGGACCTCCTGCAGCAGAGACCCCCTGGGTCCCTCAGCACTCAGGGTCAGGGAGCCACAGCCAag ATGGCTGCCACTCACAGAGACAAGCCCCTACCTCTGCCTCCAGCCCTGAGAGagctcccccctcctcctcctccagagcgCCCCTCCCTGATCGGCCAGGACTCCAGACTCCAAAGGAGACCCCTTCCCTCCACTCCCGACCAACCGGCCTGGGCTTCGAACTACATGGTCCCACGTCCGGTCAGCAAGCCCCTGCCCCCCCTGTCCTCCACCCCACAAAGCAACGGCACCAGTGGGGAGGGGGTCAAACCCCAGGCGGCAACCAACGCCGTCTACTGTCTGGCTGCGAG ATCCGTTCTGGTTCCGACGGTGCCGAGCGGGGAGAAGTCGTCCTCCGACTGTGAGGAGAACGAGTACATGAGTCCCACCTCTCTGCCAGCCAGTGGGGGCTCCTGGGTAATTACTGGCTCCTTGGTGCCTCCACCCCCAACTCAATCCAACCACCACAATGACATCAG CGGTGAGGCGGGCGACAGCGACTCTGAGGACCCCCAGGTGTACGAGTCCATGTGCAACATCCAGGCCCAGGCGGGGTCGTCTGAGATGATCCAGGCCGTTGACCCAG ATCCACACTCCTCTGCGGTCACGctggacaggaaggaggagacGAGTGAGGAGGACGTCTACGAATACGATTGTCCCCGGCCGTTTGCCCCTCCCGCCCCCACCAGGAGAACCATGTCAGATATTGGTGGCCCCTCAGCTGCCTTCAGCACTCTGAGCATAGACAGCGCAGTAGAAGCCA gtATGTTCGCTGCGGGCGTTGACCCCGAACGTCCCCCTAAACCTCTACCGCGCCGGGCCAATTCCGACCGACGCCCTCGGCCAGTAAACAGGGAATTTCTTGCACCGTTACCCGACCTCCCCGGTCCCTCCTCTgccgcctctcctcctcctcctccacctcccgcGGGGCCAGGAAGCCTGGCTCTGAACGGGGAGATCGAATGCCTGATGTCCCAGGGCTACTCCATCCAGGACATCCAGAAAGCCCTGATGATCGCCCAGAACAACCTGGAGACGGCCAAGAACATCCTGCGAGAGTTTGTCTCCATCCCCTCGGCGGCGCACATCGCCACATAG
- the alkbh4 gene encoding alpha-ketoglutarate-dependent dioxygenase alkB homolog 4 produces the protein MDQDVWNESQSGRRKQDFGPKVNFKKRKIRVGSFNGLPASSQKLVLRMQREPSLASFEPVEQCNLDYHPQRGAAIDPHLDDSWLWGERLVTINMLSSTTLTMSLEQSLSDLGPPEEVRVAVHLPRRSLLVLYDEARHRWKHAIHRENIYKRRVCSTYRELSAEFSPGGQQAALGDQLLDIALSFQGTPI, from the exons ATGGACCAGGATGTGTGGAATGAGTCCCAATCTGGGCGAAGGAAACAG GATTTTGGCCCGAAAGTTAACTTCAAGAAGAGGAAAATTCGTGTTGGTAGCTTCAATGGACTTCCTGCTTCGAGCCAAAAATTAGTTCTCCGAATGCAGCGAGAGCCAAGCCTAGCAAGCTTTGAACCAGTGGAGCAGTGCAATCTGGATTATCACCCTCAGCGAGGCGCCGCCATCGATCCGCACCTAGATGACTCCTGGCTCTGGGGGGAACGCCTGGTCACCATCAACATGTTATCAAGCACCACACTCACTATGTCGCTTGAGCAGAGCCTGTCAGACCTGGGACCACCAGAGGAAGTCAGAGTGGCTGTACATCTTCCTCGTAGATCTTTGTTGGTTTTGTATGATGAAGCTCGGCACAGATGGAAACATGCCATTCATAGAGAGAATATTTACAAACGTAGAGTTTGCAGCACCTACAGAGAGCTGTCTGCAGAGTTCTCACCTGGAGGCCAGCAGGCAGCGCTTGGAGATCAGCTTTTAGACATTGCTTTAAGCTTTCAGGGAACTCCAATATAG